Within Acidimicrobiales bacterium, the genomic segment GTGCGCTCGTCGACGCGGGAGCCGACCTGGCTGCGGTGGGCGAGATGTGTAGGGGTCTGCCCCTCGAGGGTTGGGAGCTCGAGTCCGAACAGGTGACGCGCTGCGGCCTGGCCGCAACTCGCGTCCTAGTGCGACACCGGGAGGAGCACGTCGTCCGCACGGCCGGGAACATCATGGCGATGGTCCGATCTGCCCGACTCCCCGAGCGGGTCAAGGCCCGGGCACTAGCCGTGTTCTCCGCGCTCGCCCGTGCCGAGGGCCGGCTGCACCGTCGACCGCCGGAGCAGGTGCATTTCCACGAGATCGGAGGTATGGACGCGATCCTGGACGTGGTGGGCACCTGCGCGGCCCTCGAACTCCTAGGAGTGGACGTGCTCACCTCGTCGGAAGTCGCGCAGGGACGCGGGATGGTGCGCACTTCACACGGCCTGTTGCCCGTCCCTGCCCCTGCGGTCCTCGAGCTGCTCCGGGGAGTACCGCTCGTCGGGACCGACCTCGACGCCGAGCTCACCACGCCGACGGGTGCCGCCATCGTCGGAGCGCTGTCGTCCTCGTTCGGACCGCTACCCCCCATGGTCGTCAAGACGATCGGCCATGGGGCAGGGTCGCGCGACCTCGCCGACCGCCCGAACGTCACACGGGTCGTGCTGGGTGTCGAACCCGCCGAGGAACCGGACGTCACTGGAACTGTCGAGGAGTTGGTGCAGGTGGAGGCCA encodes:
- a CDS encoding UPF0272 protein — encoded protein: MSDQTDRAAREDGLPNSAGVGSRVRAWFDCQSGISGDMALGALVDAGADLAAVGEMCRGLPLEGWELESEQVTRCGLAATRVLVRHREEHVVRTAGNIMAMVRSARLPERVKARALAVFSALARAEGRLHRRPPEQVHFHEIGGMDAILDVVGTCAALELLGVDVLTSSEVAQGRGMVRTSHGLLPVPAPAVLELLRGVPLVGTDLDAELTTPTGAAIVGALSSSFGPLPPMVVKTIGHGAGSRDLADRPNVTRVVLGVEPAEEPDVTGTVEELVQVEANVDDATGEILADTLANLLASGALDAWVTPVVMKKGRPGHVVSALCRPADAGPVTTTLMRTTGSLGVRRVHVTRFAAERREVTVWVAGQPVRVKLTPLRPKVEHDDALAASIASGIPLREVISIAERLATDPGSGQGGGTDDQPGPGLTA